Proteins from a single region of Streptomyces sp. Tu 3180:
- a CDS encoding DUF1963 domain-containing protein, translated as MPADTPEPPAQDPRTLTSEYAGLARETTLLNPEPGDPGARESSLGGKLLWPADEPWPYCAQEDHWTFGPDLSNRTEIVPGAVPMVPILQLFARDVPGLEFPEGKDLLQLVWCALMHEQDPRLLVMPQLYWRNEAEVMARGLLSEIPEVSEGEYDEDNMPEPSTLSPTTAEDFPSWHDLPEDMRETWEPRLGSPTGGALWPPDSHVVGTKVGGWPAWTQPADWPNCESGHRMEHLLTITGDIQLGDCGGVYFFHCRQCPGLPWDWRFDCH; from the coding sequence ATGCCCGCAGACACACCCGAGCCGCCCGCGCAGGATCCACGCACCCTGACATCGGAGTACGCGGGCCTCGCCCGGGAAACCACCCTCCTCAACCCGGAGCCCGGCGACCCCGGCGCGCGGGAGAGCTCGCTGGGAGGCAAACTGCTGTGGCCCGCGGACGAGCCGTGGCCATACTGCGCGCAGGAAGACCACTGGACGTTCGGCCCCGACCTGTCCAACAGGACCGAGATCGTCCCGGGCGCGGTGCCGATGGTGCCGATCCTCCAACTGTTCGCCCGGGACGTGCCGGGGCTGGAGTTCCCGGAGGGAAAGGACTTGCTACAGCTGGTGTGGTGCGCGCTGATGCACGAGCAGGATCCCAGGCTGCTAGTGATGCCGCAGTTGTACTGGCGCAACGAGGCGGAGGTCATGGCCCGTGGGCTGCTGTCCGAGATCCCCGAGGTGAGCGAGGGGGAGTACGACGAGGACAACATGCCGGAACCGTCCACGTTGTCCCCGACGACCGCGGAGGACTTCCCGAGCTGGCATGATCTGCCCGAGGACATGCGGGAGACCTGGGAACCCCGTCTCGGGTCGCCGACGGGCGGCGCCTTGTGGCCGCCCGACTCCCACGTCGTCGGGACGAAGGTCGGCGGCTGGCCTGCCTGGACGCAGCCCGCCGACTGGCCGAACTGCGAGAGCGGGCACCGCATGGAGCACCTTCTGACCATCACCGGCGACATACAGCTGGGCGACTGCGGCGGCGTCTACTTCTTCCACTGCCGCCAGTGCCCCGGCCTCCCGTGGGACTGGCGCTTCGACTGCCACTGA